A single window of Dermacentor albipictus isolate Rhodes 1998 colony chromosome 1, USDA_Dalb.pri_finalv2, whole genome shotgun sequence DNA harbors:
- the LOC135897494 gene encoding tubulin gamma-1 chain-like, producing MPREMIMLQLGQCGNQIGFEFWKKLCAEHGINPEGVLENFATDGIDRKDVFFYQADDQHYIPRAVLLDLEPRVINTIMNSPYAKLYNQENVYLSQSGGGAGNNWAVGYSQGERLHEDVFDIIEREADGSDSLEGFVLCHSIAGGTGSGMGSYILEHLNDRFPKKLIQTYSVFPNQDEMSDVVVQPYNSMLTLNRLTQNADSVVVLDNAALNQIAVDRLHIENPSFAHINTLVSTIMSVSTTTLRYPSYMNNNLIGLVAPLIPTPKLHFLMTGYTPLTTDHEAPSVRKTTVLDVMRRLLQPKNMMVSIGHDRSASHCYISILNIIQGEVDPTQVHKSLQRIRERKLVQFIPWGPASIQVALSRKSPYVQTQHRVSGLMLANHTGITSLFQRTLQQFDKLRKREAFLEQFRKEPMFQDSLEELDGSRDVVQGLVDEYLAATKADYLSWVSRQSTVAPK from the exons ATGCCACGGGAGATGATTATGCTACAGCTCGGCCAATGTGGCAATCAAA TTGGCTTCGAATTTTGGAAGAAGCTGTGTGCCGAGCACGGCATCAACCCAG AGGGAGTGCTAGAAAACTTCGCAACTGACGGCATAGACAGAAAAGACGTCTTTTTTTACCAG GCTGACGATCAGCATTACATTCCTCGTGCGGTGCTTCTAGACCTTGAACCACGAGTAATCAACACGATAATGAATTCACCGTATGCCAAGCTGTACAACCAGGAGAACGTCTATCTCTCGCAGTCTGGAGGAGGCGCCGGAAACAACTGGGCTGTCGGCTATTCGCAG GGCGAACGTCTCCATGAGGATGTTTTTGACATCATTGAAAGAGAGGCTGATGGCAGCGACTCTCTGGAAGGCTTCGTACTGTGCCACTCAATTGCTGGTGGAACAGGATCTGGAATGGGCTCGTACATTCTCGAACACCTCAACGACAG GTTCCCGAAGAAGTTGATCCAGACATACTCAGTGTTCCCGAATCAGGATGAAATGAGCGACGTGGTGGTCCAGCCATACAACTCGATGCTCACCCTAAATAGGCTCACACAGAATGCGGACTCGGTAGTTGTCCTCGACAATGCCGCTCTCAACCAGATTGCAGTTGATCGGCTGCATATTGAAAACCCATCTTTTGCTCACATCAACACACTG GTGTCAACAATCATGTCTGTGAGTACAACAACCCTTCGGTATCCCAGCTACATGAATAACAACCTCATCGGTCTGGTGGCACCCCTGATCCCAACACCAAAGCTTCACTTCCTGATGACAGGCTACACACCTCTCACAACTGACCATGAG GCACCCAGCGTGCGTAAGACGACTGTGCTTGACGTCATGAGGCGGCTGCTGCAGCCAAAGAACATGATGGTATCCATCGGGCACGATCGCTCGGCCAGTCATTGCTACATCAGCATCCTCAACATCATCCAGGGCGAGGTGGATCCGACACAA GTTCACAAGAGTTTGCAGAGGATCCGTGAGCGCAAGCTGGTGCAGTTCATCCCCTGGGGTCCCGCCAGCATCCAGGTGGCACTGTCTCGGAAGTCGCCATACGTCCAGACGCAGCACAGAGTCAGCGGGCTCATGCTTGCCAACCACACAGGAATCACCTCG CTGTTCCAGCGCACATTGCAGCAGTTCGACAAGCTGCGCAAGCGAGAGGCCTTCCTGGAGCAGTTCCGCAAGGAGCCCATGTTCCAGGACAGCCTGGAAGAGCTGGACGGCTCACGCGACGTCGTCCAGGGCTTGGTTGATGAGTATTTGGCAGCCACAAAAGCAGACTACCTCTCGTGGGTCTCGCGTCAG